In Candidatus Cohnella colombiensis, one DNA window encodes the following:
- the murA gene encoding UDP-N-acetylglucosamine 1-carboxyvinyltransferase: protein MDNLVIEGGAPLSGTIRIHGAKNAALPILAASLLADESVTIGNVPNLLDIEVMLDILRDLGCKARHQDRVVTIEPATVTSGHIPETLMRKMRSSVFLMGPLLARFGEVHLYQPGGCAIGERKIDLHLRGLAALGAKIEEKGSRIICSAKKLKGAEISLDFPSVGATENIMMAAVLAEGRTTIIGAAREPEIQDLQQFLNKMNARVSGAGTDTITIEGVSSLNGCEFEIIPDRIVTGTVMVAVAATRGEVTIERTCPAHLTSLIHVLRRAGVQIDIGSDIMNVSAYKRTKAVDRVVTSPYPAFPTDLQAQVMTLLAISDGVSVMKETIFEGRFKHVDELCRMGADIRVDLNSAFIRGVPQLYGSTVRASDLRAGAALVIAGLAAQGCTVVEHVHHIDRGYDRIEEMFTQIGGNIVREAYKSRVYS, encoded by the coding sequence TTGGACAATTTGGTGATAGAAGGCGGAGCACCGCTTTCGGGCACCATTCGTATCCACGGAGCCAAAAATGCGGCATTACCGATTTTGGCTGCGAGCTTGCTTGCGGATGAATCGGTGACGATTGGCAACGTACCTAATTTGCTCGATATTGAGGTCATGCTAGATATTTTGCGAGATCTTGGTTGTAAAGCGCGACATCAGGATCGGGTGGTAACGATCGAACCTGCAACGGTTACCTCTGGTCATATCCCGGAAACACTAATGCGGAAGATGAGATCATCTGTTTTTTTGATGGGGCCATTGCTTGCTCGCTTCGGAGAAGTTCATCTCTATCAACCAGGCGGCTGTGCGATAGGAGAGCGTAAGATTGATTTGCATCTACGAGGTCTTGCTGCACTTGGGGCCAAGATCGAAGAAAAGGGCAGTCGTATTATCTGCTCCGCGAAGAAGCTTAAGGGAGCAGAGATTAGCTTAGATTTTCCAAGTGTAGGTGCTACGGAAAATATTATGATGGCTGCTGTTTTGGCAGAAGGACGTACAACGATTATCGGTGCTGCTCGTGAGCCTGAAATTCAAGATTTGCAGCAGTTCTTGAACAAAATGAATGCACGTGTATCTGGAGCGGGTACAGATACGATTACGATCGAAGGAGTTTCGTCTCTTAACGGGTGTGAATTTGAAATTATTCCAGATCGTATCGTAACAGGAACAGTTATGGTCGCTGTAGCAGCTACTCGTGGAGAAGTAACAATTGAACGAACATGTCCTGCTCATTTGACATCTTTAATCCATGTATTAAGACGAGCAGGTGTTCAAATTGATATTGGCAGTGATATAATGAATGTTAGTGCGTATAAGCGTACTAAAGCTGTAGATCGTGTCGTGACATCACCTTACCCTGCGTTTCCAACTGACCTGCAAGCACAAGTGATGACATTGCTTGCGATCTCAGATGGTGTAAGTGTTATGAAAGAGACGATCTTCGAAGGCAGGTTCAAGCATGTGGATGAACTTTGCCGGATGGGAGCGGACATTAGAGTTGATCTGAACAGCGCTTTTATTCGCGGAGTCCCACAATTGTATGGATCAACAGTGAGAGCTTCAGATTTAAGAGCTGGAGCTGCACTTGTTATTGCCGGTTTAGCCGCCCAAGGATGTACTGTCGTTGAACATGTTCATCACATTGACCGTGGGTATGATCGAATTGAAGAGATGTTTACACAAATCGGTGGAAATATTGTTAGAGAAGCCTATAAAAGCAGAGTGTACAGCTAA
- the murB gene encoding UDP-N-acetylmuramate dehydrogenase: MQQLIKELEAAKLSVVKLNERLAEYTTWKIGGPADLFLVPANEEQLIAAIVLLNRYRIPWCVLGRGSNTLVSDKGVRGAVIKLGDSFDELSIEGDTVTAGASYSFIKLSVMVGKEGLTGLEFAGGIPGTVGGAVYMNAGAHHSDISHILQSASVVWEDGSQSVLEKDEMQFSYRHSILHDRRGIVTRAVFQLASGDRKEIAAAMASYKDRRRRTQPLQMATAGSVFRNPPNDHAARLIEAAGLKGTREGAAEVSLIHANFIVNHGGARAEDVLTLMRRVQQVIEQKDGIKLVPEVLLMGER, encoded by the coding sequence ATGCAACAGTTAATCAAGGAGCTAGAAGCGGCGAAGCTAAGCGTAGTGAAGCTCAATGAAAGACTGGCGGAGTATACAACTTGGAAAATTGGCGGACCAGCCGATTTGTTTCTCGTACCAGCGAACGAGGAACAACTTATCGCGGCGATCGTGTTGTTGAACCGTTATCGCATCCCATGGTGCGTACTTGGGCGGGGATCCAATACACTTGTGTCCGACAAAGGCGTTCGAGGGGCTGTAATTAAGCTTGGAGATAGCTTCGATGAGCTGTCTATTGAGGGTGATACAGTGACTGCAGGCGCTTCGTACTCCTTCATCAAGCTGTCGGTTATGGTTGGCAAGGAAGGACTGACCGGACTAGAATTCGCAGGGGGAATTCCAGGAACGGTTGGCGGGGCAGTGTACATGAACGCCGGTGCACACCATTCGGATATTTCACACATTTTACAGTCAGCTAGTGTCGTATGGGAAGATGGAAGTCAGTCTGTATTAGAGAAAGACGAGATGCAATTTTCGTACCGGCATTCCATTTTGCATGACCGGCGTGGCATTGTCACACGTGCTGTGTTCCAGCTTGCAAGTGGAGATCGTAAAGAGATAGCAGCAGCGATGGCGTCGTATAAGGACCGTAGACGACGGACACAGCCACTTCAAATGGCGACTGCGGGAAGTGTGTTTCGCAACCCGCCCAACGATCATGCTGCAAGATTGATTGAAGCAGCTGGACTTAAAGGCACTCGCGAGGGTGCTGCAGAAGTTTCTCTTATTCATGCGAACTTTATTGTTAACCATGGCGGCGCGAGAGCTGAGGACGTTCTGACCCTCATGAGACGAGTTCAACAAGTGATCGAACAAAAAGACGGAATAAAGCTTGTGCCGGAGGTTCTCTTGATGGGTGAGCGGTAA
- the murG gene encoding undecaprenyldiphospho-muramoylpentapeptide beta-N-acetylglucosaminyltransferase: protein MRIVMTGGGTGGHIYPALAIGKAVKEQHPDSQLLYIGTRRGLESRIVPQHGVAFEHIDITGFRRKISWENVRTLVRFYKGVKRSKELLRRFKPDVVVGTGGYVCGPVVYAAAKLGIPTLIHEQNVIPGLTNKFLRRYVSAVAVSFAESKQYFRPCPDVVHAGNPCSTAVLRANRSKGFASLGLPQDTPFVLVVGGSTGARAINEAIVEVVPMLEKLKSVHIVIVTGERFFEETEATIKKVLPIVSNRIHLIPYIHNMPEVLAATSLFVGRAGASFIAEITALGIPAILVPSPNVTNNHQEANAKSLVDAGAAKMILERDLSGSTLFNELSDIVENTSRHNQMAKASLTLGMPNAAQTILDQIHRIVR from the coding sequence ATGCGGATCGTTATGACTGGCGGAGGCACAGGGGGACATATTTATCCTGCGCTTGCGATCGGTAAAGCGGTGAAGGAGCAACATCCGGATTCACAATTGCTCTATATCGGAACGCGTCGTGGCTTGGAGAGCCGGATTGTCCCTCAACATGGAGTTGCATTTGAACATATAGATATCACAGGCTTTAGGCGTAAAATCTCTTGGGAAAATGTACGCACGCTCGTTCGTTTTTATAAAGGGGTTAAACGTTCGAAGGAGTTACTGCGACGCTTCAAGCCGGATGTTGTAGTAGGTACAGGCGGATACGTTTGTGGACCCGTTGTGTATGCAGCTGCAAAGCTTGGTATTCCAACCTTAATTCACGAGCAAAATGTAATCCCAGGACTTACAAACAAATTTCTGCGTCGATATGTGAGTGCTGTCGCAGTTAGCTTCGCAGAATCAAAACAATATTTTCGCCCATGTCCAGATGTGGTGCATGCGGGAAATCCTTGCTCGACTGCGGTGCTTCGTGCGAATCGGAGTAAAGGCTTTGCTTCGTTAGGCTTACCTCAAGATACGCCTTTCGTTCTCGTAGTGGGTGGTAGCACAGGTGCAAGAGCGATTAATGAGGCGATCGTAGAGGTCGTTCCAATGCTTGAAAAGCTGAAGTCTGTGCACATTGTCATTGTAACAGGTGAGAGATTTTTCGAGGAAACTGAAGCAACGATAAAGAAAGTGCTCCCGATCGTGTCGAATCGGATTCACCTCATCCCCTATATTCATAATATGCCCGAAGTGCTCGCTGCAACTTCATTGTTCGTGGGACGCGCTGGAGCATCGTTTATTGCTGAGATTACAGCCTTGGGCATACCTGCGATTTTGGTTCCGTCACCGAATGTGACGAACAATCATCAGGAGGCGAACGCGAAAAGTCTCGTAGATGCGGGTGCGGCGAAAATGATATTGGAACGCGACTTGTCAGGAAGCACATTGTTTAATGAGCTTTCTGATATCGTTGAAAATACTTCGCGTCATAATCAAATGGCGAAGGCTTCACTTACATTAGGAATGCCGAATGCGGCTCAAACGATATTAGATCAAATTCACCGGATTGTCCGGTAG
- the spoVE gene encoding stage V sporulation protein E, translating into MAKTRSVPDLWMIAATLGILAIGIVMVYSASAVAAFHDYGDAFYYVKRQMIFAVLGIGAMFVTMNLDYSFWRKWALPAVLICFGLLILVLIPGIGVWRGGARSWLGIGSFGIQPSEFMKLAMILFLAKLLSERQNHITQFTRGLLPLLSILGLAFGLIMLQPDLGTGAVMIGASLLVIYVAGARLSHLGGLALLGLGGLGGLIAAAPYRLQRITAFLDPWQDPLGAGYQSIQSLYAIGPGGLVGLGLGLSRQKYNYLPEPQTDFIFSIIAEELGFIGGALLLLLFLLLIWRGMRTAITIADPFGSFLASGIVGIIAVQVIINIGVVIGLMPVTGITLPLVSYGGSSLTLLLTALGILLNLSRYSR; encoded by the coding sequence ATGGCCAAAACACGCTCTGTTCCCGATCTATGGATGATTGCCGCAACGCTTGGAATTCTGGCCATCGGTATTGTGATGGTTTATAGTGCTAGTGCAGTCGCTGCTTTTCATGATTATGGGGACGCTTTTTATTATGTGAAAAGACAGATGATATTCGCAGTGCTTGGCATCGGTGCTATGTTCGTTACGATGAATTTAGATTATTCATTTTGGCGCAAATGGGCGCTGCCTGCCGTATTGATTTGCTTTGGTCTGCTTATCCTTGTGCTTATACCAGGCATTGGGGTATGGCGTGGCGGTGCTCGCAGCTGGCTTGGTATTGGCTCGTTTGGCATCCAGCCATCTGAATTTATGAAGCTTGCTATGATTCTATTTCTTGCAAAGCTGCTCTCAGAGAGGCAAAATCATATTACACAGTTTACAAGGGGACTTTTGCCTCTGCTCAGTATATTAGGATTAGCGTTCGGGCTCATTATGCTGCAACCGGATCTAGGTACTGGAGCCGTTATGATTGGCGCTTCGTTACTCGTCATCTATGTTGCCGGTGCTCGATTGTCTCATCTGGGTGGCTTAGCGTTGCTTGGGCTCGGAGGTTTAGGGGGCTTGATCGCAGCAGCACCTTATCGCTTGCAACGGATTACAGCTTTTCTCGATCCGTGGCAGGACCCACTCGGTGCGGGCTATCAATCGATTCAATCGCTATATGCGATTGGGCCAGGCGGGCTAGTCGGTTTAGGCTTAGGACTCAGTCGTCAAAAATATAATTATTTACCGGAGCCACAAACCGATTTTATTTTCTCCATCATAGCTGAAGAACTTGGCTTTATTGGGGGCGCATTACTGCTGCTGTTATTTTTACTTTTGATTTGGCGCGGTATGCGAACTGCGATTACAATTGCTGACCCATTCGGTAGTTTTCTCGCTTCAGGGATTGTCGGCATCATTGCTGTTCAGGTTATTATTAATATTGGTGTGGTTATCGGATTAATGCCGGTTACAGGCATTACGTTGCCACTCGTCAGCTATGGTGGATCGTCACTTACACTGTTGCTTACAGCACTTGGAATTTTATTGAACTTATCCCGATACTCGAGGTGA
- the murD gene encoding UDP-N-acetylmuramoyl-L-alanine--D-glutamate ligase codes for MKELTSYRGREVVVLGLARSGVAAAKLFHRIGAIVTVNDMKTHEQCPEADELTALGIAVVCGGHPEGLVTEQTALLVKNPGIPYTAEPIVVAQQLGVEVVSEVEVAGQLSPAPIVGITGSNGKTTTTTLTGVLLEAAGLKSIVAGNIGRPLCEAAEEIAADGWLVAELSSFQLKGTVDFRPRIACLLNVAETHLDYHVTMDDYVGSKAKLFANLHETDVAVYNEDDALCRELSQAMNGRHMPFSLTRRLTQGVSVEPPYADIRPSADEVDSDAERWIVYRTDAGVEQRIIRVEEVGIPGRHNTANALAAVAIALAAGAEPERLADPLRDFRGVEHRLEYVGKFQGVKYYNDSKATNPMASTMSILSLPARIILIAGGLDRGSDYMELVPIFRDRLKGLVAIGQTRDKLGKVAEIARLSLVKIVEPEEDAERTLHRAVMEAAAMAKPGDIVLLSPACASWDMFTSYEVRGRIFKHSAHTL; via the coding sequence ATGAAGGAATTGACAAGCTATCGGGGGCGCGAAGTCGTCGTCCTCGGCTTGGCAAGAAGTGGCGTAGCTGCGGCCAAGCTATTTCATCGGATCGGTGCGATCGTTACGGTGAACGACATGAAAACGCATGAACAATGTCCCGAAGCCGATGAATTAACGGCTTTGGGCATTGCTGTTGTATGCGGAGGTCATCCGGAAGGGCTGGTGACGGAGCAAACTGCTCTACTAGTGAAAAATCCGGGTATTCCTTACACGGCAGAGCCAATTGTAGTTGCGCAGCAACTAGGTGTTGAAGTCGTGAGTGAGGTTGAAGTTGCAGGGCAGCTATCACCAGCTCCAATCGTTGGGATTACCGGGTCAAACGGAAAGACGACAACGACGACTTTAACGGGGGTGCTGTTAGAAGCAGCAGGGCTGAAATCAATCGTTGCGGGTAATATCGGACGGCCACTCTGTGAAGCTGCGGAAGAGATTGCAGCGGACGGGTGGCTCGTTGCGGAGCTAAGCAGCTTTCAATTGAAGGGGACGGTTGATTTCCGTCCACGCATTGCGTGCTTGCTTAACGTTGCAGAGACGCATCTGGATTACCATGTAACGATGGACGATTATGTAGGCTCTAAAGCGAAGCTGTTTGCGAATTTGCATGAGACAGATGTTGCCGTTTACAACGAAGATGACGCGCTTTGTCGAGAGTTGTCGCAAGCTATGAACGGTCGTCACATGCCATTTTCACTTACACGGCGCCTGACTCAAGGGGTGTCAGTGGAGCCGCCCTATGCGGACATTCGCCCGAGCGCTGATGAAGTAGATAGCGACGCTGAGCGGTGGATTGTATACCGCACAGATGCGGGGGTTGAACAACGTATTATACGCGTAGAAGAAGTGGGAATCCCGGGTCGTCACAATACGGCGAATGCGCTCGCGGCAGTGGCCATTGCGCTTGCTGCTGGTGCAGAGCCTGAGCGGCTTGCCGATCCATTGCGCGATTTCCGCGGAGTTGAGCACCGTCTCGAATATGTAGGCAAATTTCAAGGTGTGAAATATTATAATGATTCAAAAGCGACGAACCCGATGGCGTCGACAATGTCGATTTTATCGCTTCCTGCACGAATAATTTTGATCGCGGGCGGGCTTGATCGCGGCTCAGATTATATGGAGCTTGTTCCCATTTTCCGCGATCGCTTAAAAGGGCTCGTCGCAATAGGACAGACGAGGGATAAGCTGGGCAAAGTTGCCGAGATCGCTCGTTTAAGTTTGGTGAAAATCGTCGAACCTGAAGAGGACGCCGAACGTACGCTTCACCGCGCTGTAATGGAAGCTGCTGCAATGGCTAAGCCAGGAGACATCGTTCTTCTGTCACCTGCGTGTGCTAGCTGGGACATGTTTACATCCTATGAGGTGCGAGGTCGCATTTTTAAACATTCGGCGCATACGTTGTAG
- the mraY gene encoding phospho-N-acetylmuramoyl-pentapeptide-transferase, producing the protein MDYSTLLWTVAVSFVLAVIISPLFIPLLRKMKFGQRVRDDGPQSHLKKTGTPTMGGIIIVVALTLAFLKFADRGPEFWAILVACLGFGLVGFLDDYIKIAFKRSLGLTARQKLVGQLLFSLLFCYMLYDMGHSTDISFPGASWSLELGWGYYVLVVIIFFAASNAVNFTDGLDGLLSGTSALAFGAYAIIAMEALQSDAAIFSAAMIGAVLGFLMFNKHPAKIFMGDTGSLAIGGGIAAVAILTKTELLLIIIGGVFVIEMLSVIIQVASFKTRGKRVFKMSPIHHHFELSGWSEWRIVTTFWFIGLLLAVAGLILYKGL; encoded by the coding sequence ATGGACTATTCAACATTATTATGGACAGTAGCCGTTTCCTTCGTGCTTGCAGTTATTATAAGTCCTTTATTTATTCCGCTTCTACGCAAAATGAAATTCGGGCAACGGGTTAGAGATGATGGCCCACAGTCCCACTTGAAGAAGACGGGAACGCCAACGATGGGCGGGATCATTATCGTTGTCGCCCTGACGTTGGCGTTTCTGAAGTTCGCTGATCGAGGTCCGGAATTTTGGGCGATATTGGTCGCTTGTCTCGGATTTGGGCTCGTGGGCTTTCTTGATGATTATATTAAAATTGCGTTCAAACGTTCGCTCGGATTAACCGCGAGGCAAAAGCTGGTTGGACAATTGCTGTTTTCATTGCTGTTTTGTTATATGCTATATGATATGGGACATTCTACGGATATTAGCTTCCCGGGCGCAAGCTGGTCGCTTGAGCTAGGATGGGGCTATTATGTACTCGTAGTCATCATATTTTTTGCCGCTAGTAATGCGGTGAACTTCACGGATGGATTGGACGGTCTGCTGTCTGGGACAAGTGCACTCGCTTTTGGTGCTTATGCGATTATCGCAATGGAGGCGTTGCAGTCTGATGCTGCAATATTTAGTGCAGCAATGATCGGAGCCGTTTTAGGCTTTCTGATGTTCAACAAGCATCCTGCGAAAATTTTTATGGGGGACACAGGCTCGCTCGCCATCGGAGGCGGTATTGCCGCAGTGGCGATCTTAACGAAGACAGAGCTTTTGCTCATTATTATCGGCGGAGTGTTTGTGATCGAGATGCTTTCGGTCATTATTCAAGTGGCTTCCTTCAAGACACGTGGGAAAAGAGTATTCAAGATGAGCCCGATTCATCATCATTTTGAGCTGTCAGGCTGGTCAGAATGGCGGATTGTTACGACATTTTGGTTTATCGGCTTGCTGCTTGCAGTTGCGGGCTTGATTCTGTATAAGGGGCTGTAA
- a CDS encoding UDP-N-acetylmuramoyl-tripeptide--D-alanyl-D-alanine ligase — MMQATIRDIAGWCNSLKIEQENTCLLTGVSIDTRRISSGQLFVPLAGERSDGHDHIEAAIAAGAVASLWERSKPLPSGVEIPLIIVEDAVAALQALAAGYLERLQAKVVGITGSNGKTTTKDLVAAVLATKFVVHKTEGNYNNHLGLPLTILNAPVDTDVLVLEMGMSERGEISFLSKLAKPDVTVITNVGESHLLQLGSRRNIARAKLEIVEGMKAGGTLVYYGEEPLLREELAVIMQGKSESIFPDGLQLLTYGETESCDLIAQEIKLTDASTSFTVNESAQSEQQTTYELPIPGRHNAVNALAAIAIGRILGLSDVEIATGLQAVKLTSMRIERSRANNGAVILNDAYNASPTSVKAAIELVAELKGYHRKWIVLGDMLELGPDEEQFHRDIGAALQPSKADRVLLYGSLSIHTANEASGKYAPECVQHFTEKQELTTLLLQELEPEDLVLVKASRGMKMEEVVAALQSGLKG, encoded by the coding sequence CTGATGCAAGCAACGATTCGGGACATAGCCGGATGGTGTAATAGCTTAAAAATAGAGCAAGAAAACACCTGTTTACTGACAGGTGTATCTATTGATACCCGGCGGATATCGTCGGGTCAATTGTTTGTGCCACTAGCAGGAGAGCGTTCGGATGGGCACGATCATATTGAAGCAGCGATTGCTGCAGGCGCGGTAGCTTCCTTATGGGAGCGAAGCAAGCCGCTACCGAGCGGTGTGGAAATTCCGCTGATCATCGTTGAGGATGCGGTAGCCGCTTTACAGGCGCTTGCTGCGGGATATTTGGAGCGTCTACAAGCGAAGGTCGTCGGAATTACTGGAAGCAATGGAAAGACGACGACAAAGGATCTTGTTGCAGCAGTATTAGCAACGAAATTTGTCGTACATAAGACAGAGGGCAACTATAACAATCATCTAGGACTGCCGCTGACCATATTAAATGCTCCGGTGGACACCGATGTGCTCGTACTTGAGATGGGGATGAGTGAGCGCGGTGAAATCTCGTTTCTCTCTAAATTGGCTAAACCAGATGTAACTGTCATTACGAACGTCGGTGAATCACACCTGTTACAATTAGGATCTAGACGGAATATCGCACGTGCGAAATTGGAAATTGTCGAGGGCATGAAAGCAGGGGGAACGCTCGTCTATTATGGCGAGGAGCCATTGCTTCGTGAAGAGCTAGCAGTTATTATGCAAGGTAAATCGGAATCTATATTTCCAGATGGGCTTCAGCTCCTCACTTATGGGGAAACGGAGAGCTGTGATCTTATCGCTCAAGAGATCAAGCTCACAGATGCGTCTACTTCATTTACTGTCAATGAAAGCGCACAATCTGAGCAGCAGACAACGTATGAGCTTCCGATACCGGGGCGACACAATGCAGTGAATGCATTGGCTGCGATCGCGATTGGCCGTATACTCGGTTTAAGCGATGTTGAAATTGCCACTGGCTTACAGGCAGTAAAGCTGACAAGCATGCGGATTGAACGGAGTCGCGCAAATAATGGTGCTGTTATTCTTAATGATGCCTATAACGCGAGTCCTACGTCAGTTAAGGCCGCAATTGAGCTTGTTGCAGAGCTAAAGGGATATCATCGCAAATGGATCGTGCTCGGCGATATGCTCGAACTGGGACCGGATGAGGAGCAATTTCATCGAGACATTGGTGCAGCCCTGCAACCGTCAAAAGCTGATCGCGTACTGCTGTATGGATCGTTGTCGATCCATACAGCCAATGAGGCTAGTGGAAAGTATGCGCCAGAGTGCGTGCAACATTTTACAGAGAAACAAGAATTGACCACATTGCTATTACAAGAGCTCGAGCCAGAGGATCTGGTTCTCGTTAAAGCTTCGCGTGGAATGAAGATGGAAGAAGTCGTCGCAGCATTACAAAGCGGCCTGAAGGGGTGA
- a CDS encoding UDP-N-acetylmuramoyl-L-alanyl-D-glutamate--2,6-diaminopimelate ligase: MRLRELADQLLVTHIVGNANVEVTALASDSRLSWIGSLFFCLPGLKDDGHSYALQAIEHGAVALVTARELPLNIPQLIVQDTRQALAMIADYYYGRPSQLLRPIAVTGTNGKTTTTYLIERILLDRGITSGVIGTIETRFGGSRFPMSGTTPDVIELQRIFKAMVEAGTNRCIMEVSSHALAQGRVKGCYFRTAIFTNLTQDHLDYHGSMKAYEEAKGLLFSRLGNTYIDDEARRTYAILNVDDPTSAHMMRMTASEVLTYGIDREAHLRASNVTISASGTSFTLHSFWGSRQVNLKLVGKFNVYNALAALGAAICENINIVDAVSSLERITGVPGRVEAIDEGQDYAVIVDYAHTPDGLDNVLRTVRELTKGRVICVFGCGGDRDRAKRPMMGRIAAEHADILFITSDNPRSEDPDIILRHIEAGLLTAAIRSDRYTLEPDRKVAIEKAVEIASPGDVVLIAGKGHETYQHINGVAYDFDDRLIAKEAIRSRTN; encoded by the coding sequence ATGAGATTGCGTGAACTCGCTGATCAGTTATTAGTGACACATATTGTTGGCAATGCAAATGTGGAGGTTACCGCATTAGCTTCAGATTCACGGCTAAGTTGGATTGGGAGCTTGTTTTTCTGTTTACCTGGTCTGAAGGATGATGGCCATTCGTACGCGTTACAAGCGATTGAGCATGGCGCAGTCGCGCTAGTGACTGCTCGTGAGCTACCATTAAACATTCCGCAACTGATCGTACAGGACACACGGCAAGCACTGGCGATGATCGCTGATTATTACTATGGGCGACCGTCGCAGTTGCTACGTCCAATTGCGGTTACGGGTACGAATGGGAAGACGACGACAACGTACTTAATAGAACGAATCTTGTTAGACAGAGGGATTACATCAGGTGTAATTGGTACAATCGAAACACGTTTCGGGGGAAGTCGGTTTCCGATGTCCGGAACGACTCCGGATGTAATTGAATTGCAAAGGATATTCAAAGCAATGGTGGAGGCGGGGACGAATCGTTGTATAATGGAAGTATCCTCGCATGCTTTGGCGCAAGGAAGAGTGAAGGGCTGCTATTTCCGCACGGCAATCTTTACGAATTTGACACAGGACCATCTGGACTATCATGGCTCAATGAAGGCGTATGAAGAGGCAAAAGGCTTACTGTTTTCTCGATTGGGGAATACCTACATTGATGATGAAGCACGACGCACTTATGCGATCTTGAATGTGGATGATCCGACTTCAGCTCATATGATGAGAATGACTGCTTCTGAGGTGCTTACCTATGGGATAGATCGTGAAGCGCACCTTCGTGCTTCGAATGTTACGATATCTGCAAGTGGCACATCGTTTACGTTGCATTCGTTTTGGGGCAGTCGCCAAGTAAATCTGAAGCTTGTCGGTAAATTTAATGTATATAATGCACTAGCAGCACTAGGTGCTGCTATCTGTGAAAATATTAATATTGTTGATGCAGTTAGTAGCTTAGAGCGGATTACCGGTGTACCTGGACGTGTCGAGGCCATTGATGAGGGACAAGATTATGCGGTTATCGTTGATTATGCGCATACCCCTGATGGATTAGACAATGTACTGCGAACAGTCAGAGAGCTGACAAAGGGAAGGGTAATATGCGTGTTCGGTTGCGGTGGAGACAGGGATCGCGCGAAGCGTCCGATGATGGGGCGGATTGCAGCAGAGCACGCAGATATCCTATTTATTACAAGCGATAATCCACGCTCGGAAGATCCAGATATCATCTTAAGACATATTGAAGCTGGACTTTTAACTGCGGCAATTCGGTCTGATCGATACACGCTAGAGCCAGATCGAAAGGTCGCCATTGAAAAAGCGGTTGAAATTGCTAGCCCAGGAGATGTAGTATTGATTGCGGGGAAAGGTCATGAAACCTATCAACATATTAACGGCGTCGCATACGATTTTGATGACCGTCTCATAGCCAAAGAAGCGATAAGGAGTCGAACGAACTGA